The genome window ACCTTCATCACCTCGCATATCCAGCATCAGCTCAGTGGTCTGGCCAGCTTCAGCGAGACCCTGCGCATGAAGGGCCTGGAGCCGGGCACGCGCTGGCTGGAACGGCGCGTGCGCCCCGCCCACGGCGAGGAAATCCTGCGCTTGGGGCTGTCGCCGGACACCGTGGTGGCGGCGCTGACCCGCCTGCGCAGCGCCGACGGCCGGGTCATGGCCTATGAGAAGGCGGTGCTGCCGCAGCGCACCGTGCCCGATCCGCTGGCGATCGGCGATTCGCTGTACGCCTACCTGGATGCACAGGGCACCCCGGTGGTGCGCGCGCTGCAGTACTTTCGCGCGATCAACCTGCCGGCGCGGCTGGCCGGGCACCTGGGCATGAAGGAAGGCGAGGCGATCCTGCACGTGGTGCGGGTCGGCTATACCCGCGACGGCAGCGCGATCGAGCTGACCGACACCTATTGCCACAACGACTACTACGACTTCGTCGCCGAACTGCGACGCTGATCGACCGACCCACGCGCCTTTCCGGAGCCCGCCCGCCCATGACCACCGCACGGCCTGCCAGTCCCTACGCCTCGATCGCCATCGTCGGCTTGCTGTTCTTCATCATCGGATTCTTCACCTGGATCAACGGCCCGCTGATCACCTTCGTGCGGCTGGCGTTCGACCTCAACGAGGTCAATGCGTTCCTGGTGCTGATGGTGTTCTACCTGTCGTATTTCTTCCTGGCGCTGCCGTCGTCGTGGATCCTCAAGCGCACCGGCATGAAGAAGGGCCTGGCGCTTAGCCTGGTGGTGATGGCGGCGGGCGCGGCGGCGTTCGGCCAGTTCGCCACGCAGCGCTTCTATCCCGGCGCGCTGGCCGGTCTGTTCGTGATCGGCAGCGGCCTGGCGCTGCTGCAGACCGCGATCAACCCGTACATCAGCATCCTCGGCCCGATCGAGAGCGCGGCGCGGCGCATCGCGGTGATGGGCATCTGCAACAAGATCGCCGGCATCCTGGCGCCGTTCCTGATCGGCACGCTGGTGCTGCACGGCGTCGGCGATCTGGCCACGCAGGTGCAGGCCGCCGAGCCGGTGGCCAAGGAAGCGCTGCTGACCGCGTTCGCCGCCAAGATCCACCTGCCGTACCTGGTGATGGCCGGCGTGCTGGTGGTGGTGGCGATCGGCGTGCTGTTCTCGCCGCTGCCGGAATTGAAGGCGTCGGAAGTCAACGCCGCGCCGGTCGGTGCCGGCAGCCCTGCGCAGAAGACCAGCATCTTGCAGTTCCCGCACCTGTGGCTGGGCGTGCTGTGCCTGTTCGTGTACGTGGGCGTGGAAGTGATGGCCGGCGATGCGATCGGCACCTACGGCAACGGCTTCCACCTGCCGCTGGACCACACCAAGCTGTTCACCTCCTACACCCTGGCGGCGATGCTGGCCGGCTACGTGGCCGGTCTGCTGCTGATTCCCACGCTGATCTCGCAGGCGCGCTATCTCAGCATCTCGGCGCTGCTCGGCGTGCTGTTCTCGGCCGGCGCCTACGTCACCCACGGTTATGTGTCGGTGGGTTTCGTCGCCGCGCTCGGCTTCGCCAACGCGATGATGTGGCCGGCGATCTTCCCGCTGGCAATCAAGGGCCTGGGCCGACACACCGAGATCGGCTCGGCCTTGCTGGTGATGGGCATCGCCGGCGGCGCGATCATCCCGCAGCTGTTCGCGGTGCTGAAGCAGCACTTCGATTTCCAATTGGTATTCCTGTTGCTGATGGTGCCGTGCTACCTGTACATCCTGTTTTATTCCCTGGTCGGCCACCGTGCCGGTCATGCCTCCGCCCGCGCGTGATCGCGCATCATGGGCGTACTTCCCGACGTGCAGGACCGCAGCATGCGTAGACCCACCATCAAAGACGTCGCCGAACGGGCGCGGGTGTCGCTGAAGACCGTGTCGCGGGTCATCAACAACGAACCGTCGGTGATGCAGGCCACGCGCGCGCGTGTGCTGCACGCTATCGCCGAGCTGGACTACGAACCGGATCCGTCGGCGCGCAACCTGCGCAGCGGCACCCCGTTCGTGATCGGGCTGGTGTACGACAACCCAAATCCGTACCACATCATCGGCGTGCAGAACGGCGTGCTGGCGGCGTGTCGCGAGACCGGCTTCGGCCTGCAGATCCATCCCTGCGATTCGACCTCGCCGATGCTGGCCGAGGAACTGGCCGAGTGGACCCAGCGTTCGCGCCTGGCCGGGCTGGTGTTGACCGCGCCGATGTCCGAGCGCGCCGAACTGGTCGCGGCGCTGACCGCGCGCGGGATCAAGACCGTGCGCATCATCGCCGCCACCGAGGATCCGAAGGACGGCCCGTGCGTCTACGTCGACGACCGCGACGCCGCCTACGAGGTTACCGAGCACCTGATCCAGCTCGGCCACCAGCGCATCGGCTTCCTGTGGGGCGGCACTTCGCACCGTTCCAGCGGCGAGCGCTACGCCGGCTACGAGGCCGCGCTGAAGGACTACGGCATCACCCTGGACAAGCACCTGGTGGTGCCCGGCGACTACACCTTCGACGACGGCTTCCGCGGCGCGCGGCGGCTGCTGGCGCTGCGCGAGCCGCCGACCGCGATCTTCGGCTCCAACGACGAGATCGCCGCCGGCGTGCTGGCCGCGGCCAAGTCGGCGGGCATGAACGTGCCCTACGACCTGTCCATCGCCGGCTTCGAGGACAGCCCGTTCTCGCGCCAGTCGTGGCCGGCGCTGACCACCGCCAAGCAGGCCACCGAAGACATCGCGCGCCACGCCGCACGGCTGCTGATCAGCCAGCTGCGCAGCGACGCCTACGAAGAGCATCCGGCGCCGATGCACAACCAGGGCTTCGTGCCGCAGCTGGTGGTGCGCGGCTCCACCGCGCCGATGCAGCCGCATTCCCGCCGCCCTCCTTCCCCCGATCCGACATGACCCTGCCCATGGCATTGCCCACCGAAACCGAAACCCTGATGTTCCGCGAAGCCGCGGAAACGGCTGACGTCGTCGCCGCGCAGTTCGCCCGCAACCATGACGTGGTGAGCGCGCTGGCCGCTTCGCTGCGCGCCGATCCGCCGCCGTTCGTGGTTACCTGCGCGCGCGGCAGTTCCGACCATGCCGCGACCTACGCCAAGTACCTGTTCGAGACCCAGCTCGGCGTGGTCACTGCCTCGGCCTCGCCGTCGGTGGGCTCGGTGTACGCCTCGCCGCTGCAGTTGCGCGGCGCGCTGTACGTGGTGATCTCGCAGTCCGGCAAGAGCCCGGACCTGCTGCGCAACGCCGAGGCCGCCAAGGCCGCCGGCGCGCGCGTGGTGGCGCTGGTCAACGTCGAGGATTCGCCGCTGGCGCAGCTGGCCGACACGGTGATCGCGCTCGGCGCCGGCCCGGAGAAGAGCGTGGCTGCGACCAAGAGCTACCTGGCGTCGCTGGCGGCGATCCTGCAGCTCGGCGCGCACTGGAAGAACGATGCGGCGCTGCTCGCCGCGCTCGACGCGCTGCCGCAGGCGCTGCGTGCCGCGTGGCAGGCCGATTGGCGCCCGCTCACCGACGGCCTGGTC of Xanthomonas translucens pv. cerealis contains these proteins:
- a CDS encoding sugar MFS transporter, translated to MTTARPASPYASIAIVGLLFFIIGFFTWINGPLITFVRLAFDLNEVNAFLVLMVFYLSYFFLALPSSWILKRTGMKKGLALSLVVMAAGAAAFGQFATQRFYPGALAGLFVIGSGLALLQTAINPYISILGPIESAARRIAVMGICNKIAGILAPFLIGTLVLHGVGDLATQVQAAEPVAKEALLTAFAAKIHLPYLVMAGVLVVVAIGVLFSPLPELKASEVNAAPVGAGSPAQKTSILQFPHLWLGVLCLFVYVGVEVMAGDAIGTYGNGFHLPLDHTKLFTSYTLAAMLAGYVAGLLLIPTLISQARYLSISALLGVLFSAGAYVTHGYVSVGFVAALGFANAMMWPAIFPLAIKGLGRHTEIGSALLVMGIAGGAIIPQLFAVLKQHFDFQLVFLLLMVPCYLYILFYSLVGHRAGHASARA
- a CDS encoding GntR family transcriptional regulator is translated as MAGLAVDPSAPTPLYLQLASKLVEAIKGGQWRPGEALPAERQLCEQLQVSRVTLRQAVDALVEQGLVSRRQGAGTFITSHIQHQLSGLASFSETLRMKGLEPGTRWLERRVRPAHGEEILRLGLSPDTVVAALTRLRSADGRVMAYEKAVLPQRTVPDPLAIGDSLYAYLDAQGTPVVRALQYFRAINLPARLAGHLGMKEGEAILHVVRVGYTRDGSAIELTDTYCHNDYYDFVAELRR
- a CDS encoding SIS domain-containing protein, which translates into the protein MALPTETETLMFREAAETADVVAAQFARNHDVVSALAASLRADPPPFVVTCARGSSDHAATYAKYLFETQLGVVTASASPSVGSVYASPLQLRGALYVVISQSGKSPDLLRNAEAAKAAGARVVALVNVEDSPLAQLADTVIALGAGPEKSVAATKSYLASLAAILQLGAHWKNDAALLAALDALPQALRAAWQADWRPLTDGLVDAHNLFVLGRGLGLAAAQEAALKFKETCGLHAEAYSSAEVRHGPMALVGPGFPVLAFAQPDDTGAGTRSLAEEFRGRGAQVWLASADGDLPLVAAPHPVCAPLLTIQSFYRAINALALRRGYNPDLPPHLNKVTETV
- a CDS encoding LacI family DNA-binding transcriptional regulator; the protein is MRRPTIKDVAERARVSLKTVSRVINNEPSVMQATRARVLHAIAELDYEPDPSARNLRSGTPFVIGLVYDNPNPYHIIGVQNGVLAACRETGFGLQIHPCDSTSPMLAEELAEWTQRSRLAGLVLTAPMSERAELVAALTARGIKTVRIIAATEDPKDGPCVYVDDRDAAYEVTEHLIQLGHQRIGFLWGGTSHRSSGERYAGYEAALKDYGITLDKHLVVPGDYTFDDGFRGARRLLALREPPTAIFGSNDEIAAGVLAAAKSAGMNVPYDLSIAGFEDSPFSRQSWPALTTAKQATEDIARHAARLLISQLRSDAYEEHPAPMHNQGFVPQLVVRGSTAPMQPHSRRPPSPDPT